In a single window of the Nilaparvata lugens isolate BPH chromosome 1, ASM1435652v1, whole genome shotgun sequence genome:
- the LOC111062395 gene encoding pyruvate dehydrogenase E1 component subunit beta, mitochondrial isoform X2 translates to MTHLNAHPHIWDNKTFSCFQKLWAKQITVRDALNSALDEEIKRDERVFLLGEEVAQYNGAYKVSKGLWEKHGSKRLVDTPISEMGFAGIAVGAALNGLRPICEFMTFNFSMQAIDQIINSAAKTFYMSGGMLGAPIVFRGPNGISAGVAAQHSQCYGAWYSHCPGLKVLSPYNCEDCRGLLKAAIRDPDPVIFLESELQYGQTYSVSDEALSEDYVLEIGKAHIERAGKHVTLTAHSKSVQTCLDAATELSGQGIECEVINLRSLRPLDINTIRKSVAKTNHLVTVEGGWPQCGIGSEICALIMESEAFFHLDSPVIRVAAVDVPLPYAKNLETIAPPRPVNIITAVKKALGVKEKASSISR, encoded by the exons aATGCTCATCCACATATTTGGGATAATAAGACATTCTcatgttttcaaaaattgtgGGCAAAACAG ATCACAGTAAGAGACGCATTAAATTCGGCTCTAGATGAAGAGATCAAGAGAGACGAAAGGGTATTTCTGTTGGGCGAGGAAGTTGCACAGTACAATGGTGCTTACAAAGTTTCAAAAGGACTTTGGGAAAAACATGGGAGTAAACGACTAGTTGACACCCCTATTTCTGAAATGGGATTCGCTGGTATTGCTGTTGGTGCTGCCCTG AACGGCTTGCGACCAATTTGCGAGTTCATGaccttcaatttttcaatgcaAGCTATTGaccaaattattaattcagcGGCAAAAACGTTCTACATGTCTGGTGGAATG CTTGGAGCTCCAATTGTGTTCAGAGGACCTAATGGAATTTCTGCAGGAGTAGCCGCACAACACTCGCAATGCTATGGAGCTTGGTACAGTCACTGCCCTGGTTTGAAG GTCCTATCTCCTTACAACTGTGAAGACTGTAGGGGACTCTTGAAAGCAGCAATAAGAGATCCTGATCCTGTTATATTTCTAGAGTCTGAACTCCAGTATGGTCAGACTTATTCAGTATCGGACGAGGCCTTGTCAGAAGATTATGTGTTGGAGATAGGAAAAGCGCACATTGAAAGAGCTG GCAAGCATGTAACGTTGACTGCTCATTCCAAGTCAGTGCAAACCTGTCTTGATGCCGCAACAGAGCTGTCCGGCCAAGGCATCGAATGTGAAGTGATCAATCTGCGTTCGCTGCGGCCACTTGATATCAACACTATTCGCAAGTCGGTGGCTAAAACTAATCATTTGGTGACAGTTGAAGGTGGATGGCCCCAATGTGGAATTGGCTCGGAAATCTGTGCCCTAATTATGGAGA GTGAAGCATTCTTCCATCTTGACTCGCCTGTAATCAGGGTAGCTGCTGTTGATGTTCCACTGCCCTATGCGAAAAATTTGGAGACAATAGCTCCACCCAGGCCTGTAAATATTATAACAGCTGTGAAGAAAGCTCTTGGAGTTAAAGAAAAAGCTTCATCAATTTCACGTTAG
- the LOC111062395 gene encoding pyruvate dehydrogenase E1 component subunit beta, mitochondrial isoform X1: MAVLIFHLKFLQKNAHPHIWDNKTFSCFQKLWAKQITVRDALNSALDEEIKRDERVFLLGEEVAQYNGAYKVSKGLWEKHGSKRLVDTPISEMGFAGIAVGAALNGLRPICEFMTFNFSMQAIDQIINSAAKTFYMSGGMLGAPIVFRGPNGISAGVAAQHSQCYGAWYSHCPGLKVLSPYNCEDCRGLLKAAIRDPDPVIFLESELQYGQTYSVSDEALSEDYVLEIGKAHIERAGKHVTLTAHSKSVQTCLDAATELSGQGIECEVINLRSLRPLDINTIRKSVAKTNHLVTVEGGWPQCGIGSEICALIMESEAFFHLDSPVIRVAAVDVPLPYAKNLETIAPPRPVNIITAVKKALGVKEKASSISR, translated from the exons aATGCTCATCCACATATTTGGGATAATAAGACATTCTcatgttttcaaaaattgtgGGCAAAACAG ATCACAGTAAGAGACGCATTAAATTCGGCTCTAGATGAAGAGATCAAGAGAGACGAAAGGGTATTTCTGTTGGGCGAGGAAGTTGCACAGTACAATGGTGCTTACAAAGTTTCAAAAGGACTTTGGGAAAAACATGGGAGTAAACGACTAGTTGACACCCCTATTTCTGAAATGGGATTCGCTGGTATTGCTGTTGGTGCTGCCCTG AACGGCTTGCGACCAATTTGCGAGTTCATGaccttcaatttttcaatgcaAGCTATTGaccaaattattaattcagcGGCAAAAACGTTCTACATGTCTGGTGGAATG CTTGGAGCTCCAATTGTGTTCAGAGGACCTAATGGAATTTCTGCAGGAGTAGCCGCACAACACTCGCAATGCTATGGAGCTTGGTACAGTCACTGCCCTGGTTTGAAG GTCCTATCTCCTTACAACTGTGAAGACTGTAGGGGACTCTTGAAAGCAGCAATAAGAGATCCTGATCCTGTTATATTTCTAGAGTCTGAACTCCAGTATGGTCAGACTTATTCAGTATCGGACGAGGCCTTGTCAGAAGATTATGTGTTGGAGATAGGAAAAGCGCACATTGAAAGAGCTG GCAAGCATGTAACGTTGACTGCTCATTCCAAGTCAGTGCAAACCTGTCTTGATGCCGCAACAGAGCTGTCCGGCCAAGGCATCGAATGTGAAGTGATCAATCTGCGTTCGCTGCGGCCACTTGATATCAACACTATTCGCAAGTCGGTGGCTAAAACTAATCATTTGGTGACAGTTGAAGGTGGATGGCCCCAATGTGGAATTGGCTCGGAAATCTGTGCCCTAATTATGGAGA GTGAAGCATTCTTCCATCTTGACTCGCCTGTAATCAGGGTAGCTGCTGTTGATGTTCCACTGCCCTATGCGAAAAATTTGGAGACAATAGCTCCACCCAGGCCTGTAAATATTATAACAGCTGTGAAGAAAGCTCTTGGAGTTAAAGAAAAAGCTTCATCAATTTCACGTTAG
- the LOC111062395 gene encoding pyruvate dehydrogenase E1 component subunit beta, mitochondrial isoform X3: protein MAVLIFHLKFLQKNAHPHIWDNKTFSCFQKLWAKQITVRDALNSALDEEIKRDERVFLLGEEVAQYNGAYKVSKGLWEKHGSKRLVDTPISEMGFAGIAVGAALLGAPIVFRGPNGISAGVAAQHSQCYGAWYSHCPGLKVLSPYNCEDCRGLLKAAIRDPDPVIFLESELQYGQTYSVSDEALSEDYVLEIGKAHIERAGKHVTLTAHSKSVQTCLDAATELSGQGIECEVINLRSLRPLDINTIRKSVAKTNHLVTVEGGWPQCGIGSEICALIMESEAFFHLDSPVIRVAAVDVPLPYAKNLETIAPPRPVNIITAVKKALGVKEKASSISR from the exons aATGCTCATCCACATATTTGGGATAATAAGACATTCTcatgttttcaaaaattgtgGGCAAAACAG ATCACAGTAAGAGACGCATTAAATTCGGCTCTAGATGAAGAGATCAAGAGAGACGAAAGGGTATTTCTGTTGGGCGAGGAAGTTGCACAGTACAATGGTGCTTACAAAGTTTCAAAAGGACTTTGGGAAAAACATGGGAGTAAACGACTAGTTGACACCCCTATTTCTGAAATGGGATTCGCTGGTATTGCTGTTGGTGCTGCCCTG CTTGGAGCTCCAATTGTGTTCAGAGGACCTAATGGAATTTCTGCAGGAGTAGCCGCACAACACTCGCAATGCTATGGAGCTTGGTACAGTCACTGCCCTGGTTTGAAG GTCCTATCTCCTTACAACTGTGAAGACTGTAGGGGACTCTTGAAAGCAGCAATAAGAGATCCTGATCCTGTTATATTTCTAGAGTCTGAACTCCAGTATGGTCAGACTTATTCAGTATCGGACGAGGCCTTGTCAGAAGATTATGTGTTGGAGATAGGAAAAGCGCACATTGAAAGAGCTG GCAAGCATGTAACGTTGACTGCTCATTCCAAGTCAGTGCAAACCTGTCTTGATGCCGCAACAGAGCTGTCCGGCCAAGGCATCGAATGTGAAGTGATCAATCTGCGTTCGCTGCGGCCACTTGATATCAACACTATTCGCAAGTCGGTGGCTAAAACTAATCATTTGGTGACAGTTGAAGGTGGATGGCCCCAATGTGGAATTGGCTCGGAAATCTGTGCCCTAATTATGGAGA GTGAAGCATTCTTCCATCTTGACTCGCCTGTAATCAGGGTAGCTGCTGTTGATGTTCCACTGCCCTATGCGAAAAATTTGGAGACAATAGCTCCACCCAGGCCTGTAAATATTATAACAGCTGTGAAGAAAGCTCTTGGAGTTAAAGAAAAAGCTTCATCAATTTCACGTTAG
- the LOC111062395 gene encoding pyruvate dehydrogenase E1 component subunit beta, mitochondrial isoform X4 produces the protein MAVLIFHLKFLQKNAHPHIWDNKTFSCFQKLWAKQNGLRPICEFMTFNFSMQAIDQIINSAAKTFYMSGGMLGAPIVFRGPNGISAGVAAQHSQCYGAWYSHCPGLKVLSPYNCEDCRGLLKAAIRDPDPVIFLESELQYGQTYSVSDEALSEDYVLEIGKAHIERAGKHVTLTAHSKSVQTCLDAATELSGQGIECEVINLRSLRPLDINTIRKSVAKTNHLVTVEGGWPQCGIGSEICALIMESEAFFHLDSPVIRVAAVDVPLPYAKNLETIAPPRPVNIITAVKKALGVKEKASSISR, from the exons aATGCTCATCCACATATTTGGGATAATAAGACATTCTcatgttttcaaaaattgtgGGCAAAACAG AACGGCTTGCGACCAATTTGCGAGTTCATGaccttcaatttttcaatgcaAGCTATTGaccaaattattaattcagcGGCAAAAACGTTCTACATGTCTGGTGGAATG CTTGGAGCTCCAATTGTGTTCAGAGGACCTAATGGAATTTCTGCAGGAGTAGCCGCACAACACTCGCAATGCTATGGAGCTTGGTACAGTCACTGCCCTGGTTTGAAG GTCCTATCTCCTTACAACTGTGAAGACTGTAGGGGACTCTTGAAAGCAGCAATAAGAGATCCTGATCCTGTTATATTTCTAGAGTCTGAACTCCAGTATGGTCAGACTTATTCAGTATCGGACGAGGCCTTGTCAGAAGATTATGTGTTGGAGATAGGAAAAGCGCACATTGAAAGAGCTG GCAAGCATGTAACGTTGACTGCTCATTCCAAGTCAGTGCAAACCTGTCTTGATGCCGCAACAGAGCTGTCCGGCCAAGGCATCGAATGTGAAGTGATCAATCTGCGTTCGCTGCGGCCACTTGATATCAACACTATTCGCAAGTCGGTGGCTAAAACTAATCATTTGGTGACAGTTGAAGGTGGATGGCCCCAATGTGGAATTGGCTCGGAAATCTGTGCCCTAATTATGGAGA GTGAAGCATTCTTCCATCTTGACTCGCCTGTAATCAGGGTAGCTGCTGTTGATGTTCCACTGCCCTATGCGAAAAATTTGGAGACAATAGCTCCACCCAGGCCTGTAAATATTATAACAGCTGTGAAGAAAGCTCTTGGAGTTAAAGAAAAAGCTTCATCAATTTCACGTTAG
- the LOC111062395 gene encoding pyruvate dehydrogenase E1 component subunit beta, mitochondrial isoform X5 — protein MGFAGIAVGAALNGLRPICEFMTFNFSMQAIDQIINSAAKTFYMSGGMLGAPIVFRGPNGISAGVAAQHSQCYGAWYSHCPGLKVLSPYNCEDCRGLLKAAIRDPDPVIFLESELQYGQTYSVSDEALSEDYVLEIGKAHIERAGKHVTLTAHSKSVQTCLDAATELSGQGIECEVINLRSLRPLDINTIRKSVAKTNHLVTVEGGWPQCGIGSEICALIMESEAFFHLDSPVIRVAAVDVPLPYAKNLETIAPPRPVNIITAVKKALGVKEKASSISR, from the exons ATGGGATTCGCTGGTATTGCTGTTGGTGCTGCCCTG AACGGCTTGCGACCAATTTGCGAGTTCATGaccttcaatttttcaatgcaAGCTATTGaccaaattattaattcagcGGCAAAAACGTTCTACATGTCTGGTGGAATG CTTGGAGCTCCAATTGTGTTCAGAGGACCTAATGGAATTTCTGCAGGAGTAGCCGCACAACACTCGCAATGCTATGGAGCTTGGTACAGTCACTGCCCTGGTTTGAAG GTCCTATCTCCTTACAACTGTGAAGACTGTAGGGGACTCTTGAAAGCAGCAATAAGAGATCCTGATCCTGTTATATTTCTAGAGTCTGAACTCCAGTATGGTCAGACTTATTCAGTATCGGACGAGGCCTTGTCAGAAGATTATGTGTTGGAGATAGGAAAAGCGCACATTGAAAGAGCTG GCAAGCATGTAACGTTGACTGCTCATTCCAAGTCAGTGCAAACCTGTCTTGATGCCGCAACAGAGCTGTCCGGCCAAGGCATCGAATGTGAAGTGATCAATCTGCGTTCGCTGCGGCCACTTGATATCAACACTATTCGCAAGTCGGTGGCTAAAACTAATCATTTGGTGACAGTTGAAGGTGGATGGCCCCAATGTGGAATTGGCTCGGAAATCTGTGCCCTAATTATGGAGA GTGAAGCATTCTTCCATCTTGACTCGCCTGTAATCAGGGTAGCTGCTGTTGATGTTCCACTGCCCTATGCGAAAAATTTGGAGACAATAGCTCCACCCAGGCCTGTAAATATTATAACAGCTGTGAAGAAAGCTCTTGGAGTTAAAGAAAAAGCTTCATCAATTTCACGTTAG
- the LOC111062397 gene encoding eclosion hormone isoform X2 → MLYSGLILAVLLVSTVSSARIGVCIRNCGQCKQMFGHYFHGQACAESCLASKGFNSPDCNNPKTLRGLIVRLYR, encoded by the exons ATG TTGTACTCTGGATTGATCTTGGCTGTTTTACTGGTTTCAACTGTCAGCTCGGCTCGAATTGGAGTTTGCATAAG GAACTGTGGTCAGTGCAAACAAATGTTCGGACATTACTTCCATGGACAAGCGTGTGCCGAGTCCTGCCTTGCAAGCAAAGGTTTCAACTCTCCGGATTGTAATAACCCCAAGACATTAAGAGGATTGATTGTAAGACTCTATAGATGA
- the LOC111062397 gene encoding uncharacterized protein LOC111062397 isoform X1 yields the protein MFNRRQCTDASEHRDASHKKVVLWIDLGCFTGFNCQLGSNWSLHKELWSVQTNVRTLLPWTSVCRVLPCKQRFQLSGL from the exons ATGTTCAATCGACGTCAGTGCACCGACGCGTCAGAGCATCGCGACGCCTCACACAAAAAGG TTGTACTCTGGATTGATCTTGGCTGTTTTACTGGTTTCAACTGTCAGCTCGGCTCGAATTGGAGTTTGCATAAG GAACTGTGGTCAGTGCAAACAAATGTTCGGACATTACTTCCATGGACAAGCGTGTGCCGAGTCCTGCCTTGCAAGCAAAGGTTTCAACTCTCCGGATTGTAA
- the LOC111062396 gene encoding eclosion hormone, whose product MASKLLLAGLLLLVVALAVVEGNNIGVCIRNCAQCKKMFGAYFEGQLCADACVKFKGKLLPDCEDVASIAPFLNKLE is encoded by the coding sequence ATGGCGTCAAAGTTGTTGTTGGCTGGTCTGCTGTTACTGGTTGTTGCGTTAGCTGTTGTTGAGGGCAACAACATCGGTGTGTGCATCCGAAACTGCGCGCAATGCAAGAAAATGTTCGGCGCTTACTTCGAGGGTCAGCTGTGCGCGGATGCCTGCGTCAAGTTCAAGGGAAAACTTCTGCCGGACTGTGAAGACGTCGCCTCAATTGCGCCTTTCCTCAATAAACTCGAGTGA